A genomic window from Sulfurimonas paralvinellae includes:
- the mnmE gene encoding tRNA uridine-5-carboxymethylaminomethyl(34) synthesis GTPase MnmE: MMENDTIAAVATANGIGSIAIIRLSGAESFSIAKKLSKKENFQNRYATLTNIYNADGELIDESIVIYFKGPHSFTAEDVVEIQCHGGYIVAQSILKAALDAGARLANAGEFSKRAFFNGRIDLSEAEAISQLIEAKSEDAAKILAAQMKGSLKEFIEQVRDEIIHILAYSEVTIDYAEEDLPTDLVAQIRAKLDELYKLLQKTLMASQSRAGLMQGFRVAIIGKPNVGKSSLLNALLNYNRAIVSDIAGTTRDTIEEQVKIGTHLIRIVDTAGIREADDEIERIGIERSLDAIKQSDIVIALFDGSREADDEDSQIVELLHAHAADKEKIIIKNKVDLPQKFLLEGMDFDLELNSKEDVSSLVAKLQAIMDSSNSSDEIMLISERQISAVRETMRNIEEAYEPLESQELEIFSFHLNEAVKAMASITRPFENDEMLDKMFGSFCLGK, translated from the coding sequence ATCATGGAAAATGATACTATAGCAGCCGTTGCCACTGCAAATGGCATTGGCTCTATTGCAATAATTAGACTCAGCGGCGCTGAGTCATTCTCAATCGCAAAAAAACTCTCCAAAAAAGAAAATTTCCAAAACAGATATGCAACGCTGACAAATATTTACAATGCTGATGGTGAACTTATTGATGAGTCTATCGTTATTTATTTCAAAGGGCCGCACTCTTTTACTGCAGAGGATGTTGTCGAGATCCAGTGTCATGGCGGTTATATCGTTGCACAGAGTATTCTCAAGGCAGCTTTGGATGCAGGTGCACGCCTTGCCAATGCCGGCGAGTTTTCCAAACGGGCTTTTTTTAACGGAAGAATAGATCTCAGCGAAGCAGAAGCTATCTCACAACTCATAGAGGCAAAGAGTGAAGATGCGGCGAAGATACTTGCCGCTCAGATGAAAGGCTCACTTAAAGAGTTCATCGAGCAGGTCAGAGATGAGATAATTCATATACTTGCTTACTCTGAAGTGACGATCGATTATGCAGAAGAGGATCTGCCAACAGATTTGGTTGCGCAGATAAGAGCAAAACTCGATGAACTGTATAAGCTGCTGCAAAAAACATTGATGGCATCGCAGTCACGCGCAGGCTTGATGCAGGGCTTTCGTGTAGCTATAATTGGAAAACCGAATGTCGGTAAAAGCTCCCTTTTAAATGCGTTGCTGAATTATAATCGTGCCATAGTCAGTGATATAGCGGGAACGACACGTGATACTATTGAAGAACAGGTGAAGATCGGCACACACCTTATCCGAATCGTTGATACGGCAGGAATCCGTGAGGCTGATGATGAGATAGAACGCATAGGAATAGAGAGAAGTCTCGATGCTATTAAACAGAGTGATATCGTCATCGCTCTCTTTGACGGCTCACGTGAGGCTGATGATGAGGATAGCCAGATCGTCGAACTGTTGCATGCTCACGCAGCCGATAAAGAGAAGATCATCATTAAAAACAAAGTCGATCTGCCGCAGAAATTTCTACTTGAGGGTATGGATTTCGATCTTGAACTCAATTCCAAAGAGGATGTCTCTTCTCTTGTTGCAAAGCTGCAAGCCATTATGGACAGTAGTAACAGCAGTGATGAGATCATGCTGATTTCGGAGCGTCAGATCAGTGCGGTGAGGGAGACGATGCGTAATATTGAAGAGGCGTATGAACCGCTTGAGTCACAAGAACTTGAAATTTTCTCTTTTCATCTCAATGAAGCCGTCAAGGCAATGGCAAGCATAACACGCCCGTTTGAAAATGATGAGATGCTTGACAAGATGTTCGGCTCTTTTTGTCTTGGAAAATAG
- the ruvX gene encoding Holliday junction resolvase RuvX, which yields MKYIAIDLGLKRIGLAYSAHKDIVTPLPAVIRKNRNQAAAEVQTVLKEWEADVVVVGLPLGGSSEDEMRRRIEHFMNLVDFQGEVFFQDEAGSSKEAEALMKGEMKQIRDGRIDSLSAMIILQRYLARK from the coding sequence ATGAAATATATTGCTATTGATTTAGGACTCAAGCGTATCGGTCTTGCCTATTCTGCACATAAGGACATTGTAACACCGCTGCCGGCAGTCATCCGTAAGAATCGCAATCAAGCAGCAGCTGAAGTACAAACAGTGCTAAAAGAGTGGGAAGCCGATGTAGTCGTTGTCGGTCTGCCGCTTGGCGGAAGCAGTGAAGATGAGATGCGCCGCAGGATAGAACACTTTATGAATCTTGTCGATTTTCAAGGGGAAGTCTTTTTTCAAGATGAAGCAGGCAGCTCCAAAGAAGCAGAAGCTCTTATGAAAGGAGAGATGAAACAGATACGTGACGGGCGCATCGATTCACTCTCTGCTATGATAATTCTGCAGAGGTATCTGGCTCGTAAGTAG
- a CDS encoding Jag N-terminal domain-containing protein codes for MIKIEAVTLEEAYKDAAATLKCSVTEMAVEVVQAPSGGFLGLFKKPAIIVATIDKSKQVKNEVNTPKQVSPKKEKPVVREEEISPTFLNDTIMPTSFVSDQDEEELEEDLASGLDYTADYDDAYDEENIEKEVSVDIDAIAVEVQKEINDLFKLICFEIDTIEVSPYDNETLLVEFKGEDAALLIGKEGYRYKALSYMLFNWINTKYDVQLRLEIAEFLKNQEESVGRYLTSVCENIDRDGRAQTKILDGVLVQIALKELRERYPEKYVVIRSTRDGLKYILVNDYHTN; via the coding sequence ATGATTAAGATAGAAGCTGTAACCCTTGAAGAAGCCTACAAAGATGCAGCAGCTACACTAAAATGTTCCGTTACGGAGATGGCTGTTGAAGTTGTACAAGCTCCAAGCGGCGGTTTTTTGGGACTTTTTAAAAAGCCGGCAATCATTGTTGCAACGATTGATAAATCAAAACAGGTCAAGAATGAAGTAAATACTCCAAAACAAGTATCTCCAAAAAAAGAGAAGCCTGTTGTTAGAGAGGAAGAAATAAGCCCGACATTCTTAAATGACACTATCATGCCGACCTCTTTTGTGAGTGATCAGGATGAAGAAGAGTTAGAGGAAGATTTGGCAAGTGGGCTGGACTATACGGCAGATTATGATGACGCTTATGATGAAGAGAATATCGAAAAAGAAGTTTCCGTTGACATCGATGCCATTGCAGTTGAAGTGCAAAAAGAGATCAATGACCTTTTTAAGCTGATATGTTTCGAGATCGATACCATTGAAGTTAGCCCATATGACAATGAGACACTGCTTGTAGAGTTTAAAGGTGAAGATGCAGCACTGCTCATAGGAAAAGAAGGGTACCGTTACAAAGCACTCTCTTATATGCTCTTTAACTGGATAAATACAAAATATGATGTACAGCTTCGTCTGGAGATCGCAGAATTTTTGAAAAATCAGGAAGAGTCCGTCGGCCGTTATCTCACGTCAGTATGTGAAAATATCGACAGAGACGGCCGTGCACAAACAAAAATTCTTGATGGTGTTCTCGTTCAGATCGCACTCAAAGAGCTGCGTGAGCGTTATCCGGAAAAATATGTCGTTATCCGTTCAACTCGGGACGGACTTAAATATATTCTGGTAAATGATTACCACACGAACTGA